One window from the genome of Rariglobus hedericola encodes:
- the nagB gene encoding glucosamine-6-phosphate deaminase translates to MHTSESQQRERIRTEIFADADAASRQLAGEIAALIRERAAAGKGVVLGLATGSTPVRLYRELIRMHREEGLSFKNVITFNLDEYYGLTRDHPESYWRFMHEQLFNHIDLPAAQINLPNGTLPRGEVFGSCRAYEDKIAAAGGLDLQVLGIGRTGHIGFNEPGSTRESRTRLVTLDGLTRRDAARDFLGEANVPRHAITMGVGTILDARRIVLLAWGESKAGVLAQAVEAAPVDTLPASFLQGHPNVRFYIDGSAASALTRMRHPWLVGPVAWTPEMARRAVVWLSHTVGRPVLKLLDEDYSEHGMADLLTEQGSVYDLNIRIFNELQHTITGWPGGKPGADDTHRPERAEPASKRVVVFSPEPSHDMLGMGGTLRRLVDQGHQVTVVYQTSGNLAVPDADALMATDFVSDLAGCFPGEAGPAEAFARVVRGELLEKSAFVGDSAQVRRLKGLVRRGEARASIKLCGLAEKAVRFIDLPFYEEGRYRQFKPGAADREAIARLLAEVRPHQIFVTGDRDDPSSVAGVCFSLVGNACVGFAGDDWFSDCRVWLYHGVETPCDAAEIDMAVPVSPRELSQKTQAIFPHRSQRGHSAVASGLREPWQQAEKQNRDLATTYDALGLADYEAIEAFRRWMPGA, encoded by the coding sequence ATGCACACCTCCGAATCCCAGCAGCGCGAACGTATCCGGACCGAGATTTTTGCCGATGCGGACGCCGCGTCACGTCAGCTGGCGGGCGAGATTGCCGCGTTGATTCGCGAGCGCGCGGCGGCCGGAAAGGGTGTTGTCCTCGGGCTCGCGACGGGCTCCACGCCGGTGAGGCTTTATCGCGAACTCATCCGTATGCATCGGGAGGAAGGGCTTTCGTTTAAGAACGTCATCACGTTCAACCTCGATGAATACTACGGGCTGACGCGCGATCATCCGGAGAGCTACTGGCGCTTCATGCACGAGCAGCTGTTCAACCACATCGATCTGCCGGCGGCGCAGATCAACCTGCCCAACGGCACGTTGCCGCGCGGCGAGGTGTTTGGCTCGTGTCGCGCCTACGAAGACAAGATCGCGGCGGCGGGCGGGCTTGATTTGCAGGTGCTCGGCATCGGTCGCACGGGACACATCGGTTTCAACGAGCCTGGTTCGACGCGCGAGTCGCGCACTCGGCTGGTGACACTCGACGGGTTGACGCGGCGCGATGCGGCGCGCGATTTTTTGGGCGAGGCCAACGTGCCGCGTCATGCAATCACGATGGGCGTGGGCACGATTCTGGATGCACGACGCATTGTGCTCCTCGCGTGGGGCGAGTCGAAGGCGGGGGTGCTGGCGCAGGCGGTCGAAGCCGCGCCGGTGGACACGTTGCCGGCGAGTTTTTTGCAGGGGCATCCGAATGTGAGGTTCTACATCGACGGGTCGGCGGCGTCGGCGCTCACGCGGATGCGCCACCCGTGGCTGGTCGGGCCGGTTGCGTGGACGCCCGAGATGGCGCGGCGCGCAGTGGTGTGGCTGTCGCACACCGTGGGGCGTCCGGTGCTCAAGCTGCTCGATGAAGATTACAGCGAGCACGGCATGGCGGATCTGCTCACGGAGCAGGGATCGGTTTACGATCTGAATATCCGGATTTTTAACGAGCTGCAGCACACGATCACGGGTTGGCCAGGCGGCAAGCCGGGGGCGGACGACACGCATCGCCCGGAGCGGGCGGAGCCGGCGTCGAAGCGCGTGGTGGTGTTCAGCCCCGAGCCGTCGCACGACATGCTCGGCATGGGCGGGACGCTACGCCGGCTGGTCGATCAAGGACACCAAGTCACGGTGGTTTACCAGACCTCGGGCAATCTCGCGGTGCCGGATGCGGACGCGTTGATGGCGACAGATTTTGTGTCGGATCTCGCGGGGTGTTTTCCCGGAGAGGCAGGACCGGCGGAGGCATTTGCGCGTGTGGTGCGCGGCGAGTTGCTGGAGAAATCCGCGTTCGTGGGAGACTCGGCGCAGGTGCGGCGGTTGAAGGGACTCGTGCGACGCGGCGAGGCGCGGGCCTCGATCAAGTTGTGCGGACTCGCGGAGAAGGCGGTGCGGTTCATCGACCTGCCGTTTTACGAGGAAGGGCGTTATCGGCAGTTCAAGCCGGGGGCGGCGGATCGCGAGGCGATTGCGCGGCTGCTGGCGGAGGTGCGGCCTCATCAGATTTTCGTCACTGGCGACCGGGATGATCCCTCATCGGTTGCGGGAGTGTGTTTCTCGCTGGTAGGAAATGCGTGTGTAGGATTCGCCGGTGACGATTGGTTTTCGGACTGCCGCGTGTGGCTGTATCACGGGGTGGAAACGCCGTGCGACGCGGCGGAGATCGACATGGCGGTGCCGGTGAGCCCGCGTGAACTCTCGCAGAAGACGCAGGCGATTTTCCCGCATCGCTCGCAACGCGGGCACTCGGCGGTGGCGTCGGGTCTGCGCGAACCGTGGCAGCAGGCTGAGAAACAAAACCGGGATCTCGCCACGACGTATGACGCGTTGGGTCTCGCCGATTACGAAGCCATTGAAGCCTTTCGCCGCTGGATGCCCGGAGCTTGA
- a CDS encoding helix-turn-helix transcriptional regulator, which produces MFLTKTPKNKARAFASLATSTRRLPSPDSPLHGQRRPAPTLPENIICFQRRSGTELNRPHTGRAMHHRHVLIVPLRGNAVVCADDRELPLEPGKGLVILPYQYHHYAHADKNLHWLFITFEYAQGVVMEPLRNLTFPVDTELAGQLDTLLRAQRNLADEGLPELRLALLLAQLTPPPGRSAPASRPSATIELQVNHAAQKLRPAAPTIRELAAELGMSPSNLRTRFRASCGVSLGKHMRELRLERACGLLRMTSARISEISEQCGFSSLFSFSRTFRTRHGMSPRAYRAKAAND; this is translated from the coding sequence ATGTTTTTAACAAAAACGCCAAAAAATAAAGCCCGTGCTTTTGCTTCACTCGCGACCAGCACCCGCCGCCTGCCCAGTCCGGACAGTCCGCTCCACGGCCAGCGGCGCCCCGCCCCGACCCTGCCGGAAAACATCATTTGTTTCCAACGCCGGTCGGGCACCGAGCTCAACCGGCCGCACACCGGACGCGCCATGCATCATCGCCATGTGCTCATCGTCCCGCTCCGAGGCAACGCAGTCGTCTGTGCCGACGACCGCGAGCTTCCGCTCGAACCCGGCAAGGGCCTGGTGATTCTTCCGTATCAATATCATCACTACGCGCACGCCGACAAAAACCTGCACTGGCTGTTCATCACCTTTGAATATGCGCAAGGCGTGGTGATGGAGCCGCTGCGCAACCTCACCTTTCCCGTGGATACGGAACTCGCCGGCCAGCTCGACACGCTGCTGCGCGCACAACGCAACCTCGCCGACGAAGGCCTGCCCGAGTTGCGCCTCGCCTTGCTGCTCGCGCAACTGACCCCGCCTCCGGGCCGCTCAGCGCCCGCCTCTCGCCCCAGCGCGACCATCGAACTTCAAGTTAACCACGCCGCACAAAAACTCCGTCCCGCCGCTCCCACGATCCGCGAGCTGGCCGCCGAACTCGGCATGAGCCCCAGCAATTTACGCACGCGTTTCCGCGCCTCCTGCGGCGTGAGCCTGGGCAAACACATGCGCGAACTCCGCCTCGAGCGCGCCTGCGGACTCCTGCGCATGACCTCCGCGCGCATCTCCGAAATCTCCGAGCAGTGCGGTTTCAGCTCACTCTTCAGTTTTAGCCGCACCTTCCGCACCCGCCACGGCATGTCGCCGCGCGCCTACCGGGCCAAGGCGGCGAACGATTGA
- a CDS encoding DeoR/GlpR family DNA-binding transcription regulator, with amino-acid sequence MGLVLAPERQRLLLRILAEQGRLTINEASSRLAVSLPTIRRDFVALAASGFARRAHGALLPVDFGLVEPKYTRKAEKAVAAKVRLGRAAAALLPEQGNLFVDAGTTCLEVGRVLIERPGLRIHTNSIPLLALASEARATLIALGGEVRPLSLALTGALTQHWLENLRFDAAVIGASGLDAASGASTTELGEAAVKTEALRRSRRRILIALGDKWNQPAALRFAPWDAFSDLVTDHPFSRAERLALSRNGLRLHAPAIR; translated from the coding sequence ATGGGTCTCGTGCTCGCCCCTGAACGACAACGTCTGTTGCTTCGCATCCTTGCCGAACAAGGACGCCTGACCATTAACGAGGCTTCGTCACGGCTGGCGGTTTCACTCCCCACCATCCGGCGTGATTTTGTCGCACTCGCCGCATCCGGCTTCGCCCGGCGGGCGCACGGCGCACTGCTTCCCGTGGACTTCGGACTGGTGGAGCCCAAATACACCCGTAAAGCCGAAAAAGCCGTCGCCGCCAAAGTCCGCCTCGGCCGCGCCGCCGCCGCTTTGCTGCCGGAGCAGGGCAATCTCTTTGTGGACGCCGGCACCACCTGCCTCGAAGTGGGCCGCGTGTTGATCGAGCGTCCCGGCCTGCGCATCCACACCAATTCGATTCCGCTGCTGGCTCTAGCCAGCGAAGCCCGCGCAACCTTGATCGCTCTCGGCGGCGAAGTCCGTCCGCTCAGTCTCGCGCTCACCGGGGCACTTACCCAGCACTGGCTCGAAAATCTGCGTTTTGATGCGGCGGTGATCGGCGCCTCCGGGCTTGATGCCGCCTCGGGTGCGAGCACCACCGAGCTGGGCGAGGCCGCGGTCAAAACCGAGGCCCTGCGCCGCTCACGGCGCCGCATCCTGATCGCATTGGGCGATAAATGGAACCAGCCCGCCGCGCTTCGTTTTGCGCCGTGGGACGCCTTCAGTGATCTCGTGACCGACCACCCGTTTTCCCGCGCCGAACGCCTTGCGCTCAGTCGCAACGGCCTTCGCCTGCACGCACCGGCTATTCGCTGA
- a CDS encoding D-lyxose/D-mannose family sugar isomerase, translated as MKRSDINRAFRDAAACFAAHHWTLPPNAAWDITDFGLGDFARHGLTLINLAEEPEYCEKLMYARRGQTTPGHTHAKKKEDIICRSGELTLELWAVRPGPDAVQPASFTVPVNGLPHVLRSGEKLVLPAGSRVTLIPGIWHAFYPSSEECIIGEVSTANDDVNDNIFTNPDIGRFPGIEEDEPAALRLLSEK; from the coding sequence ATGAAACGCTCCGACATCAACCGCGCCTTTCGCGACGCCGCCGCGTGTTTCGCCGCGCATCACTGGACGCTGCCACCCAACGCCGCGTGGGACATCACTGACTTCGGTCTCGGCGATTTTGCCCGCCACGGCCTCACCCTCATCAACCTCGCGGAGGAGCCCGAGTATTGTGAAAAATTGATGTATGCGCGCCGCGGCCAGACCACGCCCGGCCACACGCACGCGAAGAAAAAAGAGGACATCATCTGCCGCTCCGGCGAACTCACGCTCGAGCTCTGGGCTGTGCGCCCCGGCCCCGACGCGGTGCAGCCCGCGAGTTTCACGGTTCCGGTCAACGGCTTGCCTCACGTGCTTCGCAGTGGCGAAAAACTGGTGCTTCCCGCCGGCTCGCGCGTGACGCTCATCCCCGGCATCTGGCACGCCTTCTACCCGAGCAGTGAAGAATGCATCATCGGCGAAGTCTCGACGGCCAACGACGACGTGAACGACAACATTTTCACCAACCCCGATATCGGCCGCTTCCCCGGCATCGAAGAAGACGAACCCGCCGCCCTGCGTCTTCTGTCCGAAAAGTAA
- a CDS encoding carbohydrate kinase family protein has translation MPSPQRSGVLAAGNWLVDRVKTIDAWPAQDALVFILSQTVGNGGGPYNVLKDLARLGATFPLAGLGLLGDDADGRTIREDCTAHGIDASRLHTTSLADTSFTDVMTVRDTGRRTFFHARGANALLAPAHFDFSGVTARWFYLGYLLLLDTLDAPDPACSDQAPLARDVLRRARAAGLLTALDCVSASPERFRTVVTPVLPEVDVLFVNDYEAEQLTGLDLGRGASLNRNSVEQAARALIALGVRRHVILHFPEGTCAASIDGTVVWQPAVRIPAPLIAGAAGAGDAFAAGCLLALHDDQPLAAALELGVCTAATSLLHPTCSESVRPAGDTLAFGRAHGFITLP, from the coding sequence ATGCCCTCTCCTCAACGCTCCGGTGTGCTCGCCGCCGGCAATTGGCTGGTCGACCGGGTCAAGACCATCGACGCGTGGCCCGCCCAGGACGCACTCGTCTTTATCCTCTCACAGACGGTGGGCAACGGCGGTGGCCCTTACAACGTCCTCAAGGACCTCGCGCGTCTCGGGGCAACGTTCCCGCTCGCCGGACTGGGCTTGCTCGGAGACGACGCCGACGGCCGCACCATTCGCGAGGATTGCACGGCGCATGGCATCGACGCCTCGCGCCTGCACACGACGTCGCTTGCGGACACGAGCTTCACCGACGTGATGACCGTGCGTGACACCGGACGCCGCACGTTCTTCCACGCTCGCGGAGCCAACGCGCTGCTCGCCCCCGCGCACTTTGATTTCAGCGGCGTCACCGCTCGCTGGTTCTATCTCGGCTACCTGCTGCTCCTCGACACCCTCGATGCTCCCGATCCGGCATGTTCGGATCAAGCCCCTCTTGCTCGCGACGTGTTGCGCCGCGCCCGCGCGGCCGGACTCCTGACCGCGCTGGACTGCGTGAGTGCGTCGCCCGAACGTTTTCGCACCGTGGTCACTCCCGTGCTGCCGGAAGTCGATGTGCTCTTCGTGAACGATTATGAAGCGGAGCAACTCACCGGTCTCGACCTCGGACGCGGCGCTTCACTCAACCGCAACTCCGTCGAACAAGCCGCCCGCGCTTTGATCGCGCTCGGCGTGCGCCGCCATGTGATCCTGCATTTTCCCGAAGGCACCTGCGCCGCCTCGATTGACGGAACCGTGGTCTGGCAGCCCGCCGTGCGCATTCCCGCCCCCCTCATCGCCGGCGCCGCGGGCGCAGGCGACGCCTTTGCGGCCGGCTGCTTGCTCGCCCTTCACGACGACCAGCCCCTCGCGGCCGCGCTGGAGCTCGGTGTCTGCACCGCGGCCACCTCGCTGCTTCACCCCACCTGCTCCGAAAGCGTGCGGCCCGCCGGCGATACCCTCGCCTTTGGTCGCGCGCACGGATTCATAACGCTCCCCTGA
- a CDS encoding glycoside hydrolase family 2 protein — protein MAIRPLAPLTWQLARLSTASEAPASTDWIPAHVPGAVQLDWAAARGLPDHNYGQNVRAYDGLEDFFWLYRTTVPAVKLAAGERLVLTGGGIDYHADFRVAGQTVLTHTGLCTPFELDLTDAPAGSPLEILIHPAPKRQALPADRSQAAHVTKPAVSYGWDWHPRLITLGLCADIRCEVRPAAHLRHVDFSYQLAGDFSSAQITVTAETNIPSAFTWKLRDPEGNVVIESATPTDTLAAPRLWWTHDHGEPALYTLEVTLTAPGADTHTRRVGFRSVRLVMHEGAWGQPAGFPKSRSTPPITLELNGRRIFARGTNWVAPEIFTGVITADTYRPLLELARDAHMNLLRCWGGAQVSKEIFFDQCDALGLLVWQEFPLACNYYPDTPSYLADLDRESRAIIRRVRQHPSLGFWCGGNELFNAWSGMDDQSHPLRLLNRNCFELDRDSPFIPTAPIGGMGHGDYRFRDETGRDIFQIFQGSANTAYSEFGCPGPSPVAYLKTFIPEAELWPVRPGTSWETHHAFNAWDMEPTSWLCTAIIEHYFGPATSLEQLVARGEWLQCEGYKSVYEEARRQAPRCSMALNWCYNEPWPSAANNSIINYPALPKPAYYSVQAACRPLLASARIPKFQWNAHELFSAELWLLNDHPAAQTGGELIATLEHDGQLTELVRWNFSGLAPQQSVAGPSVRMVLPDTPCGEFTLVLSVTGHREWNSSYRLSLKPARRPVPVSTATMNA, from the coding sequence ATGGCCATCCGACCCCTCGCCCCGCTCACCTGGCAACTCGCCCGCCTGTCAACCGCCAGTGAGGCACCCGCATCCACCGATTGGATACCGGCACATGTTCCGGGCGCCGTGCAGCTGGACTGGGCCGCAGCACGTGGTCTGCCCGATCACAACTACGGTCAAAACGTTCGCGCCTACGACGGCCTTGAGGACTTTTTCTGGCTCTATCGCACCACCGTGCCGGCCGTAAAACTGGCCGCCGGAGAACGCCTCGTTCTCACCGGCGGCGGCATCGACTACCACGCCGATTTTCGCGTCGCCGGACAAACCGTGCTCACCCACACCGGTCTCTGCACCCCGTTCGAGCTCGATCTCACGGACGCCCCCGCCGGAAGCCCGCTGGAAATCCTCATCCACCCCGCACCCAAACGCCAGGCCCTGCCCGCCGATCGCTCGCAAGCCGCCCACGTCACCAAGCCTGCGGTGAGCTACGGATGGGACTGGCATCCGCGCCTGATCACGCTGGGCCTGTGCGCAGACATCCGCTGCGAGGTCCGGCCCGCCGCCCACCTGCGCCACGTCGATTTCAGCTACCAGCTGGCCGGGGATTTCTCCTCCGCCCAAATCACCGTCACGGCGGAAACCAACATACCGTCGGCCTTCACGTGGAAACTCCGCGATCCCGAGGGCAACGTCGTCATAGAGTCCGCGACCCCGACCGACACCCTCGCCGCCCCACGTCTGTGGTGGACTCATGACCACGGGGAGCCGGCGCTCTACACGCTCGAAGTCACACTCACCGCGCCGGGGGCCGACACACACACTCGTCGCGTCGGCTTCCGCAGCGTGCGCCTCGTGATGCACGAAGGCGCCTGGGGCCAGCCCGCCGGTTTCCCCAAGTCCCGCAGCACCCCGCCCATAACGCTCGAACTCAACGGCCGCCGCATCTTCGCCCGCGGCACCAACTGGGTCGCCCCGGAAATTTTCACCGGCGTCATCACCGCCGACACCTACCGCCCGCTGCTCGAACTCGCCCGAGACGCGCACATGAACCTGTTGCGCTGCTGGGGCGGCGCCCAGGTTTCCAAAGAAATTTTTTTCGATCAATGCGACGCTCTAGGCCTGCTCGTCTGGCAGGAATTCCCGCTGGCGTGTAACTATTATCCGGATACGCCATCTTATCTCGCGGATCTAGATCGCGAATCCCGCGCGATCATCCGCCGCGTGCGCCAGCATCCTTCGCTCGGTTTCTGGTGCGGCGGCAACGAGCTCTTCAACGCGTGGTCCGGCATGGACGACCAGTCCCACCCGTTACGCCTGCTCAACCGCAACTGCTTCGAGCTTGATCGCGACTCGCCCTTCATTCCAACCGCACCCATCGGCGGCATGGGCCACGGTGACTACCGGTTCCGCGATGAAACGGGCCGTGATATTTTCCAGATTTTCCAAGGCTCCGCCAACACCGCCTACAGCGAGTTCGGTTGCCCCGGTCCTTCGCCCGTCGCCTACCTGAAGACCTTCATACCCGAGGCCGAGCTCTGGCCCGTGAGACCCGGCACGAGCTGGGAAACCCACCACGCGTTCAACGCCTGGGATATGGAGCCGACCTCCTGGCTCTGCACCGCCATCATCGAGCACTACTTCGGTCCCGCCACGTCGCTTGAACAACTCGTCGCCCGCGGCGAATGGCTCCAATGCGAAGGCTACAAATCCGTCTACGAAGAAGCCCGCCGGCAGGCGCCGCGCTGCTCGATGGCGTTGAACTGGTGCTACAACGAACCGTGGCCCTCCGCCGCCAACAACAGCATCATCAACTACCCCGCACTGCCCAAGCCTGCCTACTACTCCGTTCAGGCCGCCTGCCGTCCGCTCCTCGCCAGCGCCCGCATTCCAAAATTTCAGTGGAACGCCCACGAGTTGTTCAGCGCCGAACTCTGGCTCCTCAACGATCATCCCGCCGCGCAGACCGGCGGCGAACTCATCGCCACGCTCGAACACGACGGCCAACTCACCGAACTGGTGCGCTGGAATTTCTCCGGACTCGCCCCGCAGCAATCTGTCGCCGGCCCGTCCGTGCGCATGGTTCTGCCTGACACCCCGTGCGGCGAGTTCACCCTCGTCCTGTCCGTCACCGGCCATCGCGAATGGAACTCAAGCTACCGCCTGAGCCTGAAGCC